One Vicia villosa cultivar HV-30 ecotype Madison, WI linkage group LG5, Vvil1.0, whole genome shotgun sequence genomic window, TTTGTGGACGGTGGCGGCGTTTCGTGGACGACGGTGGTTGTTCGTGAAACTTGAGAAAGGTAAAAACCCTAGCAGAAAGGTGAAAACTTGGAAATGGGTTTGTGTCGTGTGAATTGAAACTGGTAATGTGTGTTGGTTGGTGTGTTGTTGGACTAAGAACTTCTTGGCCTGCAACGTCTCAGCCCAATATTATTACCCTAGCCTCCTAACACCTTACTGGGCCGGTCGATTTAGGATTTCGGTGGGACCAAAAATTCAAACCTAAACCGACCGCTTGAACCCATGTAAACCCTTTTCTTCTCAAACCGGGAAACCGATAAACCGGCCCACTCGAACCGGTAGCTAACGGGCCACATGGTCGGTTTGGGCTGGTTTCCTGTTTTTTGTCCAGCCCTAATTCTCTCTGTTTCAAAATGAATGTCGTTTTAgcaaataaaatttgtttcaaaataaatgttattCTCACTTTTTAATGtagtaataattaatatttttgcaaCTGTCATTTAATTATTACTCTGTACACAACTTTCAACATATTTAGAAGGTTAATATAGTAAAAATgctatatatattatgaattatgacaCTAGAATTactttcttaatttaatttatgTCCAAAAatcttaagggtgtgtttggttggaggtagatggaggggaggggaggggaggggatatttataacaaaatgtgtttggttcaatttttaggagaggaggggaggggagcaaaatcgctccaaatcacactttttgcgttcccccGAATTGGGGAGaattggaggggaggggagggaatgtcacttttaatatttaataaattgatatatttactaaaatatcctcaattatattttattattttaaaactattgttttcttttgtgtttctgcttttcttttttgtgatttttctctattgtttttatcaatttattataattattcttcaacttcaacttcaaattaaatttttatttaataaaaattataatcactGCAATATTTTAGTAATAAgttattttatgtaattaaaaattgtTATCAAACATAGTTTAATTTATGTAAAAAGTTATAATATGAATCAAGTGTACTGAATTTTTAACGTTATGTggtaagttatgaatttttaatcacttaatattacaaatattattttcaaaaaaatatttatgaaatttccacctttgaatatcatatcatttatataaaattataaggaTAGAaaagtaaattattaataaaatcccTCTTCTCCCCTCGTGaatcaaacatatttttaaccaaaatccctccccttccctcccctcccctcatttgaaccaaacatatatataattaaaaaaaatccctcccctcccctccacttcccctccctccattaaaatccctctcCTCCCCTCCCCCTTATTTGAACCAACCAAACCCTAAACGACTGTCATTTTGAAACAGATGgagtataatataaaatttagcaTGTACTACATAACAATAATTAATAACCGAatgatttaatatttaaaaaatttaatataattaaaatttttagtttGTTGAGTtatttatgctattttttttataaaatttattttaaataataaaaaaagcttAGTGAATAGAATAATAATAGTAGATGTATTATGTTGAAATATTTATGGCATTCATAAATATTGTGTATAAAGGATAAAAAAAATGATAGGTAATTTGTTAAGAGATTTATGccaaattcataaaaataatcagtcttataaaatcaaataaaataaaatatgtataaagaataaaataaatatatgtatggattttgttatttataaggaaagaatcaaaattaaatattctaaatattaaGGTAAGAatcaattttaattcaaaatttacatAACAGGAATATACGGGTAGGACAGCACACAGCTAGAATCCTAAACAGGACCAATCAAAAAAGTTATCTCTTTCGTGTTTCTCGAGTCTGAACCTATTAATTGTTTTTCAAACAAACTAACTGGCGATGTTCCTTCACGGCCCCGCTGTTTTCAGTTGACTCCAAACCTGAATATTCCACAATATATGCCAATTCCTTTTATGGCTCAACTAGTTTAATTCATATACTTTTAGTATAAATATTAAATGCAATAGATTTCTTTGAGATATTCATTAGGGTCTTTGAGGTTCAGAAAAATGGGTCTTTTTCAAAGCTTATTGGTACTACTAGGTTTGGTTTTGAATTTGGCGATTCTATGTAATGGAGGTACTACTAGTGcttttgttaggaatgttgagaagGCCGTTGATATGCCACTTGATAGCGATGTTTTTGCTGTTCCTTCTGGTTATAATGCTCCCCAACAGGTAtacttttcttattttctttctaaGCTTCTTTTTTCAATTTTGAATTATTCGAAGAGAATTGTGTAGTTAATCAGCTATAAACTATCAGTTATCAGTAATATGTTAGTTGATCTGTTATCAGCTATTTTTATCAATCAGGGCTTTTTATTTGATGACAAAATGATTTGGGATAAAAGTGGAGTTATTATATGATGTGATATTTTTGTGTGATGTTTATGTGCTTTTTAGGTTCATATAACACAAGGTGATCTTGTGGGGAAAGCGGTGATAGTTTCGTGGGTGACTGAGGATGAACCGGGGTCAAATGCAGTGCGTTACTGGCGTGAGAGTAGCAACCGGAAGAAGCTTGCTAGAGGGAAAATTGTTACTTATAGATTCTTCAATTATACATCTGGTTTTATTCATCATGCTACTATAAGGAATTTGGAGGTACTTTTCAATTTCATTACATACATGTCATGAATTTTGTTTCATGTTCAGATGTTTAAGCAAGATCTCGAGATTATTGAATTGGATAAGAAGAACATGATCTAGGATAGAATATTATACAGTAGAAATTGATTCATGTAGTTGACTCcggttagttgttgttgttgttgttgtaactgTTGATATTTGTGGTTGTTTTTGAACAGTATGATACAAAATATTATTATGAGGTTGGACTTGAAAACACAACAAGGAAGTTTTGGTTTACAACTCCTCCTGAAATCGGTCCTGATGTTCCATACACATTTGGTCTCATAGGTAAAACAAACTTGTTCACATTTATCAGCTGTCTATATAGTTGGTGCTATATAGATTCCAATAGGCTACTATGTTTGTTATTAACTGATGTATCATTGTTTGCAGGGGATCTTGGTCAGAGCTATGATTCAAACAGGACACTTTCTCATTATGAATTGAACCCGAGAAAAGGGCAAACAGTGCTGTTTGTTGGAGATCTTTCTTATGCAGACAATTACCCCAATCATGACAATAATAGGTGGGATACTTGGGGAAGGTTTGCAGAGAGGAGTGTTGCTTATCAACCGTGGATATGGACTGTTGGAAACCATGAAATTGATTTTGCTCCAGAAATTGTAAGATtccaatagaaattgatttgatttagtcTATATTGCACATACACCGAGTATGACATTGACACTAGTACTAATTTGAGAAAATAGATGTAATCACATGTTTCAGTTTGGTGTTTGTGTCAGACATCAAATATGCCTTCCATAGATTTTAACATTTGTGCAGAGCATTTTCCAAATCCAAATTTTGATAATGATTATCACGGACTGATGATTGTTTGCAGGGAGAAACAAAACCATTCAAGCCTTTTTCGCACCGATACCGTACTCCTTATAAAGCATCTCAAAGTACTTCACCCTTTTGGTATTCTATCAAAAGAGCTTCAGCACACATCATTGTCTTGGCCTCATATTCAGCATACGGTATTGCTAGATATCTAGATATCTCTTCTTCCCCATAGATAATTAGACATACGCTTAACCGTATTACTACGGTCACTGACTCGCTGTTTTCAAAGTTGTATAGCTGATGGTATAATGATCTATTTTTCTTTATCAGGAAAATATACACCACAATACAAATGGCTTGAACAGGAGCTACCGAAAGTTAACAGAACAGAAACTCCTTGGTTGATTGTTCTCATGCATTCACCTTGGTATAACAGCTACAACTATCATTACatggaaggtgaaacaatgagAGTAATGTATGAGCCATGGTTTGTTAAGTACAAGGTTGATGTTGTCTATGCTGGCCATGTCCATGCCTACGAACGTTCTGTAAGTGCTAATATACTTAGAAGCTGCTCAAAGTAGTTTCTGTTATAATCACATTTCAGAAATAGATTCATTATTTTGTTTATGTGTCAGGAACGTGTCTCCAATGTTGCGTACAATATTGTGAATGGCATTTGCACTCCGATAAAAGATGAATCAGCTCCTGTATACATAACCATTGGAGATGGAGGAAACCTTGAAGGCTTAGCAACCAAGTAAGTTCCATATACATTAAACTTTTGAGTCTTATGAAACACTTCCTCTATTCAtctttatttgacattttaaggtttgaaaactaaatttttttatgGAGCTAAGTCTGATTTAAACATGATTTGAACTGCAGCATGACAGAACCACAGCCATCTTACTCAGCATTCCGAGAAGCTAGTTTCGGACATGCCATATTCGATATAAAGAACAGAACACATGCTCATTATAGCTGGCACAGGAATCAGGATGGtgaaaatgttgagggtgattctCTTTGGTTTCTCAACAGATTTTGGAACCCACTTGATGATTCCTCAGCTCATGTTTCCCATTAACACTTTGGTTTACTTTTCAGAAGAATACTCAATGTGAATAAAGTCATGATTATGTAACAATTGTTTGTGTATCAATATACTACAATCAATTGTGGTTGTCATTACCTTTCATTTTACTTTGTATCATGACTGTTAGATAATGCAAAGGAGAAAACATCATCTTTTATGCTTTACTTTTCTatgtataattattaatatattataggtACTGATATATGAACTCAAATTTAAAGAAGGGAAGAAAGTGTATTATTGATAGAAAATAGATATTATAAAAGGAATGAGGTGGTGAAAAAAATTGTGACTCTAGTATAAAGACTCTGAAATAAATCAATATACAGTCGACAATTCATAGTAAATGTTGACATATTGAAGACTAATTATGACTGGCATAATAAAaataaggtgaattcttatctacccaacttaaAAAGTTGAGTAAAGTTACCTTTAATGTAAAATGTCTTGGAAACAACCAAAAAATACTATTTAAtagttaattaaataagataaaactaAATGATGCAATGTGATTGGTAGAAGGTACATTAcacaactttttgtgatgggtagagaagttgtcccctaaaaataaaataaaagaaaggatTAAATATGCATCTGTGTAATATTAGCAAATGTtcctttttatataattttttaaaaatttaccttgatttttttcttaaattatttttataaacttttaataaataaatgtttttaataattttaattaaataatttaaataattataattaattttttatcttaataaataaatatttttaataattttaattaaatatttttaataattataattaaatattttaataattataattaattttttatgtaaaTTTATTTATGCACTAATTATTAAAACATTTCATTAGGGCCtaaaactaatttttgtttcAGCCAAATATTTGATGACTCTAAAATTGTGTAAAAGAGGTTTATAaatgtcataccctaaatttgcCCTCATTAGTGTCAAGCGGTCAATTCTTAGTCTTATTAAACTTATTAGATTTTAGTGATAGTGCATTTAGCTAGAAATATAaatcattattttagtgaaagtggAGATGTATATGTTTGGGTGGGCTAACTATTTAAAACCAATATGAAAGGCCCATTTAAGAATATTTTTGTCTATTTAGAATGATATGATTTCTAATTAAAGGGTTGATTAAATATGAACTATTCAAATTTTGTCTACAAATATGTATAATTGACTCGTTGGTCAACTGATCAAGATATTTGACTTTacctttttatttttacaaaaataacatatttagcttatcataaatactattttgttattattaatatattaactattaCTTTTAAGATTTAGTATAATTTGTTACTTTTAGAATTTTAATCTTCTTTTAATATTTGGTAgacttttgtcattttttattagGATTAGTATTTATTAGAatgtcatttaaaaataaaataaaaaagaaacctTTTAGAATTACGGTTACTATTTTTTCAATTAGTAAAgaaaatttttccaaaaaaagagtattaattcaaaaaaaaaaaaaaaagagaaacctACGGTTACTACtttttgcaatcagtaagaaaGTTTTAATTTACTACTTTTATTAGAATAAcatcaattaaattttattattattaagttttaTTAGTAGCTTTTTCTATTATATTAAAGTATTAATTATTAACTTAATTAGAATGTTTAAATCGTTACTATTATAGAATCAAATAAAGGATAGTctacttttttattattattgctaCTATTATTAAGTTAATATCATctacttttaatcaattattatCACTAAACCTGCATactttttactaattttaatattaaaattattattattattattaattattattaattaaatcctTCTCCAAGCCACAAGCGGCCGCCGCATACATCCTTCAGccttatacaaaccctaatttatcagAACAAAACCCAAATTACAGATCTAGAAATGGAAACAAATCGGAATCAAATCATCTAATTTACACAACCTTTTATTGAAAGAACATATACATAAAACTGAATGCAAATCAACCCGAAAATACAAATTAATAACAAATCATTTCCTTAAAGTCTAAATATGAACAAATCAAATTCGGATCAAATATTATAACTAAGTCATAAACAAATGCAAAACTAACTAATTTGATTCTATAGACAGACTTGAATTTATTTCCTAATCTAACTAATTTTAAAACACTATAAATGAAACCTAAAACAAATAAACCGAGGACCGAAAAATTAACCgaacaaaaaatcacaaaaaatcagAGAAAAATTACAAACGGAAGAAGGAGTAGAAAAATCTCAGCGACGAAATCCCTCACAAACAGACTTAGGTTTCGAAACCGAAACCTTAAGCCCTTTTTCCAGCCACGCCGTCGTCTTCAACCTTGATATCTGAAACTAATAGAAGAACATGATCAGAAGGAGTAGATCAGAAATCGGGAGGAGGAAAGCTCGAAAATTCACGGCAAAGAGAGAGGTAATCCGAAAAGACACTTAACTATAGGATTGAATATTGTGGTGATTGATTATTGTTTTGATTGGGTTTTTTGGGATTTAGGGTTTGAaactatgttttttttcttctgggTTTTTATATGAATGTTGCTGTTGTTGAGGCTATGTTTGGATCGATGGACTAGAACGGAGCGGAGCGGAGTGGAACATGATGGAATGgagtggagcggagcggaatggtaTTGAGATTCCATTCCATTGTTTGGGTATATTTTATAATTTGGCGGAGCGGAATAGAATATTTTAGTTCATTCCATTGCATACACCCCAAATTGGGTGGAATGAAAATTGAAGGATATGATGGAATAGGATGGAATGGATTCCATCATATTCTATTCCACTCCATCCATTATTTataaatccaaacaatggaatcttATTAAATACCACTCcactccattccattccatcacattccatcaatccaaacataccctgaGAGAACGAGGAAGAGAGTGAAACGATAATAGGGAGAGAGCATTtggaaatgaaaaaaataaaaaatggaatgaattaaaaataatccCCCACGTTTTTATATGTCATAACATCCCGTGTTCCCCCATTACCGTGTACCCGCGGTCATTGCTTGATCTCAACCGTCTGATACGTTTACCGTAGATCGACGTATCAGAGTTAAACTCCGATAGCCATACGATCTAAATCTCGCACCCTAAATCCTACCAGCCCATGCTAACGCCTACACCCTGTCTCACCTTATCCAAACGGATCACGGTGAtagctgtaacaccccaaattctacccgaaaatatcatgcgtgaaatcagagtattttaaaaactatcaacaagtatttgggatatcacatttacttcatattaacaactcataaacagatacatagcactttaatctcagataagcacaaaacaacttataacagctcttagacaaaccaacttcattttaatatgcagcggaatcataacattcagctttataaacaaatcatcttatttaatcggaaacaaattcaaacatcatagtacttctcaatatccaatttggaactcaacaactaaaacatgaacaacatagaaacaacaatatagacaaccccccgagtgctacgtatcagagcgacacaccaactggatACGATGAACCTACAAACTTCCAtagttatacttgagtacctgcccatttcccatggttggggaaacatcagcagaaggggtgagatatcaaacattataaagaaaagtatgataatacatatagcaaagataaaatcatacacaattcaccacttctcaatataagaaatttgcatcacaacaataatgttaactatcaactataacaatgtattcaagtttacaagtatgtcattcaagcacataacaacatatacttcataatcacaacgtaaattaatacaactatcaacaatggcaaaacatggttcatatattccacatatatacatatatcattaatacatatatatatatatatatatatatatatatatatatatatatatatatatatatatatatatatatatatatatatttgcattttcatcatatacgtttcatttacatatatcaccaaaatcatgtatcaaacatcaccaaatttaattatcacatctcatgcacacataacaatcacctagtcacataattacatatattcaaacatcacataactccaatgtaactcaatgcaagacatgtgactctatgcatgtggtacccaatatggacccaaagttccaccgcttccgattcatatagaatctagccacacttcagatccggacaagaccaaagccaccaaatgtaaacatatagtttaccgctttccgattcactctagaatccaagccacgcttgtgtttcaaagcaattccacctatgtttcaaggcacactatgatatgaatgtatgtacaatctcacaaatatatgcaattaagatcatctctaccatcttaactttccacatatcacaacaattcaactctatgaattatccaccaattgtacacaacattcacaacacacacacatcattcacatatgagagtccaattaatcaattacgattcatacaatccaattaacactagtaatcatactatctcatgttaattctcatttttgtcaattatacataaacacacattttcaacatcaagcaattagtcattagaattaatgctaaccaactaaccataaagaatcaatatcaaaacaacatcattggcatgacaatatatatttctcaacatacatattcaagccaaaacacaattacaaacaatttctcaaaataccgtaatttaccgataaaccgaataattggtccaagtccaagtatattccaatcacatagacttattggaatcaattcaactaataatttaactatccaattaataattaaactatattaatttcaattcaactattacatttctattccattactttccaattctataacaaacccattatttcactatcaatggtttactcacaacaaacataacaatctaatacacatagattatcaattgcacacaacttatcacatttatatcatcacattccaacaaatcatcaaatacccaaaattgcaacatagaaaaACATGGATAttaaagtatagaattaaacccactataacatactatcatacaaccctttagcatgaaagaaccccacccttaccttggcaaatatgaactctttcaccatagctctaagcttttctccaaaatgaatccttcaaacataatttggagacacacctaaaaaccagttcggaaatcagcttatcagacgaacttaaaatcctcaaaatcaaaatcgctccggtcagaacttacctctatgagtcaggaacgttgtgtcaaaaccacgcgacgatccaacggttggattgagagatacatccgttttgctaaggtgactcaatgctgaaacttgctgcgaaaatgaggtttcttctagcttttctcttccaccattgttctcttcccttttgcctcttttctcttcttcctatcttttcccccaaatgaaaatagtaacctctaaaaccctaaccttctcttactatctcacttatgtcaattgggcttaacccaccaatccatccattatgtttctatcacttaggcccatttagttatatctctctaataactcaattaagtcaaacaacacaaacactcacataattaaatacttaaataattattatatcacataataactaaataaataagttattattaaaaacaccaaacaatataattactaatataattaataaaaaaattaataaaaatcgggatgttacaactctctcccacttagaatattttcgtcctcgaaaataccatCGACGCAACCATCTCATCTccaaaactacacttactctccccagaatcacacgaacacaaaggcgttccacaccttcgaccatacaaagcttcaaaatacaagctctcaaaagatcctcaagttactgaatcgtcttctccgtttgaccatcagcttgcggatgataaacaaaactcaaacacaacttaataatcaaagtactctacaaaactttccaaaatctagaagtaaactttggatctctatcagaaacaacactcaatggaataccatgccaactcacaatcttttcaaaatacaactttgcaagtctctccatcggataatccctgcttatcggaatagagtgagcaaaattcgtcaatccatctacaatgacccaaattgcctcacaattaatcgatttcctagaaaaacccaaaacaaatccatagaaatgctatcccacttccactcaggaatgg contains:
- the LOC131601617 gene encoding purple acid phosphatase, which codes for MGLFQSLLVLLGLVLNLAILCNGGTTSAFVRNVEKAVDMPLDSDVFAVPSGYNAPQQVHITQGDLVGKAVIVSWVTEDEPGSNAVRYWRESSNRKKLARGKIVTYRFFNYTSGFIHHATIRNLEYDTKYYYEVGLENTTRKFWFTTPPEIGPDVPYTFGLIGDLGQSYDSNRTLSHYELNPRKGQTVLFVGDLSYADNYPNHDNNRWDTWGRFAERSVAYQPWIWTVGNHEIDFAPEIGETKPFKPFSHRYRTPYKASQSTSPFWYSIKRASAHIIVLASYSAYGKYTPQYKWLEQELPKVNRTETPWLIVLMHSPWYNSYNYHYMEGETMRVMYEPWFVKYKVDVVYAGHVHAYERSERVSNVAYNIVNGICTPIKDESAPVYITIGDGGNLEGLATNMTEPQPSYSAFREASFGHAIFDIKNRTHAHYSWHRNQDGENVEGDSLWFLNRFWNPLDDSSAHVSH